The DNA region TGCAGCTTCCCAAAGACTAGGAGTTTGTCCAGAACTAGCTGACATAGAGTTTCCGCATTTAAATCCTGACTTATTAAAAATAGAAGATTGGCGGTTACCAGACAAGTTGATGCCCATCGATTTTGGTATGCCCCGCGTAATTAAATCCACGTTTAAGCATCTTTACACCCGATTTATCAAGGAACCAATGAGTGTTTATGGAAGGGAGTAGTACCGCAGGGCGGAAGTCAAAATTCAAAAGTCAAAAGTCAAAAGAATTATATTCCAAGCTTTTGCGCCCACTGTACTAAGGAAATGAGGGAGACAAGGAGAGAATAAACCCATACCTATTCCCTACTCCCCAATTGAATGCAAACTTCGTTACAGCAATTTGATTTATTAGCAGAGTAATCTGAAATTACCCTCCGATTGCTTAATCAGACCGCCCTATGATATTTAGTGGCGGTTTTTTTAGCTGATTAATTTGTTATCCAAAAACTTATACGAATTTAGAATCTGGAAATTAGGATTGGATATTTTGTTCAGACATGAGCAAGGTTTTGCGATAACTTCCACACCTCTACGCCACCTTCTACAGTATTTTTAAATCTACCTATATATAGATTGACAAAATTGCTGTGATATTAAATATACTTTAAAATTTAAATTATAAAATATCTGTTTAGTGTTATCACTGAATGCTTGCTGCACACGCAGTTGATCCATGTGTATTTATTCGGTAGCTATCCTTAGTTACAAAAATTATTCCTATCTATTTCTTGGCTAACATCAAATTTTTTTGTGTATAACTACTGTATAACAATCAAAAGCACTGAATATTTCTCAGTGCAATTGCTGTTTTGTGTCCTGTATCACAAATTAGCAATTACAGTAAAATGACCTTATCAAAGGCATTTTAAGATGTTATAATGATGAAGTCTCGGACAAATATGTTTTGCTAATTAATCTTTAAACAGCGAAAAAATGTAATTTATGATGCTGTCAACGTTGGCTTTGCGTATGCGAACCATTACACCATACAGGGAAACATCTGAAAATATTAATTGCATAAAACATGATTTGTTTAGTTGTAACTTTGTATTAAGAACTCCATGTATAAAAAGGCTATTATGACAGCAAAGAACTGGTTTAGATTGTAGGATGTTACACATTCTACAGTTTAAAAATAGCTAACATAGCAATTAAGACTCTCAATCAGAGAGTAGACCTATACAGTGTTACGAACAACTTCAATTTTGTATGAATTCAAATAGCCAGTCTGCCAATACCGACACATATTCCCAACGTTTGGCAGACATTGTGGGAACTGCGATCGCTCTGTTAACTCTTATCCTACCCGTATTTGTCATAGCCCACTATTCTTCAACTGATGTTCAAAATAACCAGCAGCCCCTGGTTCAAAATTTCAAAGGAAGTCAAGATTGAGAAAGCTTTCCAGTAGCATTTCCCCATCAGAAAAGCTACAAAAAAGGAGAAAACTGATTTTGAGACAATCTCTCTAGATTTGGATGTATTTCATCAAGAATAAGCTGAAATCTTTATTGGGTGACTCCAGATTTCAGTTGTCTTGACAGAATAGGGGCAGAAATAAATCCCTCCAACAGCAATTAAGGATGTTAGAAAATAATACCCTCTTGGAAAAAGCGTTGTGAAGTTTCTTTACAACGCTTTTTCCATTTCAATTAAAAGTGGCAGAGATGAGGAGGATGAGGGAGCAGGGGGAGCAGGGGAGGATGAGGGAGAAATCAATTCAAAATTCACGCATTAAAGAACTTCTGCCTCCTCTTTCCTAATGCCCTATTTTGTGAAATGAAAATGAATACGTTGGGAAGAGATCCATATTGCCCTAAAATTCTACACGGGGAGAGAAACTGACTGAGTGTCCCCGTGATTTATTGTTATCAGAGGAGTTTTTTGTGGACTTATCTCGTATTCCTGCCCAACCGAAACCAGGTCTAATCAACGTTCTGATTGAAATTACTGGCAAAAGTAAAAATAAATACGAATACGATAAGGAACTAGAAGCTTTTGCTCTAGACCGAGTACTTTATTCCTCGGTACAATATCCTTATGACTACGGCTTTGTACCTAATACTTTGGCTGATGATGGCGATCCCCTTGATGGTATGGTCATAATTGACGAGCCAACCTTTCCAGGCTGTGTGATTGCTGCACGACCCATTGGCTTTTTGGAGATGATTGACGGTGGCGATCGCGATGAAAAAATCCTTTGTGTTCCTGACAAAGATCCGCGCTACACTCAGGTCAAATCCCTGAATGACTTAGCGCCACACCGCTTAGATGAAATTGCCGAATTTTTCCGTAGTTATAAAAATTTGGAAAAAAAGGTGACTGAAATCCTCGGTTGGCAAGATGTGGACAAAGTTGCAGCTTTAGTAGAAAAATCCGTCAAAGCTTATAGAGGATAATAGAAGAGTTAGGAGTTAGGAGTTAACAGTTAAGAGTTAAAAGTTAGGAGTTAAGAATTATGAATTTTTATTTCTCTCTCCTCACTGCTAATTTCTCACTCCTCACTCCTGATTTTAATAACTTTCACTTGTTAAGGATTGTAAAATCTGTCACTAACCCAAACCTAAATGCAGCGCACTCTCCTTTTGGCAAAAATTCATAACTGCACCCTTACTGGGGCGAATATCAACTATGTAGGTAGTATTAGCATTGATGAAATGCTTTTGGAAAAAGCTGGCATCTTACCTTATGAGCAGGTGCAAGTAGTTAATAGTGCCAATGGTCAGCGCTTTATTACTTATGCGATCCCGGCTCCAGCCCATTCCGGAGTAATTGAGCTAAATGGGGGTGCGGCACGTCTAGGCATTATTGGCGATCGCTTGATTATAATGACTTACGGGCAGTTCACTCCAGAAGAGTTAAAAAGTTACTCTCCTACAGTAGTCATTGTGGACGAAAAAAACAGGCTTTTAGAAGTGCGGCACTATGATGATCTGCTCAGTAAGGTCTAATTTCAAGGAAAATGTCAAATTTTGAGTTGTCGGATTCCCAGAGCTACGTACCTGAAAAGTCATCTACCCTGCCAAGTAGCCCAGCAGGTGAATTTATCGTGCAATTCTGGGGTGTAAGAGGTTTGATTCCCACTCCAAGTAGCAATACCAGTCGTTATGGTGGTAATACCGCTTGTGTAGAAATGCATGTAGTCGGGAAACGTTTGATTTTTGATGGCGGTACTGGCTTACGCATACTGGGTAAAACTTGGCAAGAAATGCAACAGCCACTAGAAGCCCATTTATTTTTTACCAACTGCCAATCAAATAGAATTCAAGGGTTTCCTTTTTTTGCTCCAGCATTTATAGGGGAAAATTGCTTCCATATTTACGGCACAGCTGCATCAAATGGAGCCTCAATCAAACAATGTCTGTACGATCAGATGCTCCAGCCACACTTTCCTTACCCTTTACAGGTAATGCAGTCGGAATTGCAGTTTTACAATCTCACTCCCGACATTGAGGTGAAGCTGGATGATGTCACTATTACAACTGCATTAATTAATCAAACTCAGAGGTCAGTTGGCTACCGAGTCACTTGGCAAGATTATAGTGTTGCTTACGTCACAGATTTGCACCAGAATGCCGATCAAGTGGAGCGAGAGCGGATTTTACAGTTCATTCAAGGTGTTGACTTGCTGATTGCTAATGCAACTTATACTCCGCCTACATCTCACAACCATGACTCTGCTGATTTGCTTTGGCAAGCTGCGGTGAATGCGGCTCTGAACGCTGGCGTTAAACGGCTAGCCATTTCTCATCATCACCCAGATGATCATGATGATTTTCTTGATCAGGTTCAAGTCGATGTTAAATCTGCCTTTCCTCAAGGAATACTAGCCCGTGAAGGTCTAATTTTAATTGTTGCTAAATGAATTTATTCTTGGGATTTTGAAATCGGTGGTAGAGCGATGCTTACGGGGGTAAGCTATGCCCAAACACTGACTTATCAGTTCGCTTTTCTGTCGAGATGGTGTGATCTGATGGGTTCTTAACAAATTTCTATACAAAATGTACTAAGGGCACAGCATTGCTGTGCCCCTACTATTGACACTATTAAAATCGGCTATATTGCAATACGGTTCAGTTAAGGGCTAATTGTACAAAATTGGGTTTTCGAGACGCGATAAATCGCCGTCTCTACAAGTGTTTTGGTCTTATCTGAACTGTATTGGGCTATATTGCCCTTCTAAGAAGCATTTTGCAACTCGGCTGTGCGGACTGAAAGCTGCTGTGTCTTATTACCTCGTTGGACTTTCACCTGTAATACTTGACCAAGCCGACTATCTTCTACAACGTTCTGCAATTGTTCAGCACTGGTAATAGCTTTACCATCAACTTGAAGAATTACATCCCCGCGCCGGATACCCGCAGATGCAGCTGGAGAGTTGGGGACAACTCGCATTACAAAAACACCATTAATTTCTGGTATCTGAATAGGAGAATTGGGATCGGTGTTATTTTGCTTGGCAAGCTCAGGTGTCAAAGTTAGCATTTGCACGCCCAAATAGGGGTGAGCAACTTTGCCATCACGTTGCAATTGTCCTGCGATCGCTTTAGCTTTATCAATAGGAATTGCAAAGCCAATACCCATCGCATCAGGGCGAATGGCTGTGTTAATACCAATCACTTCACCTTGACCATTCAATAGCGGCCCACCAGAGTTACCAGGATTAATGGCAGCGTCTGTCTGAATAAAATCTAAGCGTTTGTCACTAATGCCAACTTGGGCACTGGAACGTTTGAGGGTACTGACAATTCCCAAAGTAACGGTATTATCAAATCCCAAAGGATTACCAACTGCGATCGCCCAGTCTCCTACTTGGACATTACTAGAAGAACCCAAGGGTGCTACTGGTAAATCATTACCAGCATTAATTTTGACTACTGCCAAATCTGTGACTTCATCAATACCTTGAACTTTCCCTTCAAAGGTGCGGCCATCTTTGAGCCGGACTGTTACTTTATCAGCTTTATCGACGACATGAGCATTAGTCATAACTAACCCGCTCTTGTCAATAATGAAACCTGAGCCTAAACCGCGTAACTGCTCAGAAGGAATCTGTTGCGAGAAACCCTCACCAAAAAACCGACGGAAAAAGGGGTCTTCCATAAATGGATCAACCCGACGAGTAATTGTCCGCTCAGTATCAATTCTGACAACTGCTGCGCCAACACGATTCACTGCTGCTGTCACAAAGCTACTGCTACCGATCGCAGCACTGGCTGGTGATTGCCGTTGGGCAATCAGTTGTGAAGTATCT from Nostoc commune NIES-4072 includes:
- a CDS encoding inorganic diphosphatase, translating into MDLSRIPAQPKPGLINVLIEITGKSKNKYEYDKELEAFALDRVLYSSVQYPYDYGFVPNTLADDGDPLDGMVIIDEPTFPGCVIAARPIGFLEMIDGGDRDEKILCVPDKDPRYTQVKSLNDLAPHRLDEIAEFFRSYKNLEKKVTEILGWQDVDKVAALVEKSVKAYRG
- the panD gene encoding aspartate 1-decarboxylase; this encodes MQRTLLLAKIHNCTLTGANINYVGSISIDEMLLEKAGILPYEQVQVVNSANGQRFITYAIPAPAHSGVIELNGGAARLGIIGDRLIIMTYGQFTPEELKSYSPTVVIVDEKNRLLEVRHYDDLLSKV
- a CDS encoding MBL fold metallo-hydrolase, yielding MSNFELSDSQSYVPEKSSTLPSSPAGEFIVQFWGVRGLIPTPSSNTSRYGGNTACVEMHVVGKRLIFDGGTGLRILGKTWQEMQQPLEAHLFFTNCQSNRIQGFPFFAPAFIGENCFHIYGTAASNGASIKQCLYDQMLQPHFPYPLQVMQSELQFYNLTPDIEVKLDDVTITTALINQTQRSVGYRVTWQDYSVAYVTDLHQNADQVERERILQFIQGVDLLIANATYTPPTSHNHDSADLLWQAAVNAALNAGVKRLAISHHHPDDHDDFLDQVQVDVKSAFPQGILAREGLILIVAK
- a CDS encoding HhoA/HhoB/HtrA family serine endopeptidase, whose translation is MRFLKLPRSLRQLSTHVLAIALGVLLTVSTLQVLPSQAEPAPTVTAGDTSQLIAQRQSPASAAIGSSSFVTAAVNRVGAAVVRIDTERTITRRVDPFMEDPFFRRFFGEGFSQQIPSEQLRGLGSGFIIDKSGLVMTNAHVVDKADKVTVRLKDGRTFEGKVQGIDEVTDLAVVKINAGNDLPVAPLGSSSNVQVGDWAIAVGNPLGFDNTVTLGIVSTLKRSSAQVGISDKRLDFIQTDAAINPGNSGGPLLNGQGEVIGINTAIRPDAMGIGFAIPIDKAKAIAGQLQRDGKVAHPYLGVQMLTLTPELAKQNNTDPNSPIQIPEINGVFVMRVVPNSPAASAGIRRGDVILQVDGKAITSAEQLQNVVEDSRLGQVLQVKVQRGNKTQQLSVRTAELQNAS